Below is a genomic region from Campylobacter concisus ATCC 51562.
TCCTCCAGCAAATAAAAACGCTTGTGTGTGTATCGGATAAGCAGGATCAGGCACGATAGCCACATCGCCTGGGTTTATCACGGCTTGAGCTAGGTGAACAAAGCCCTCTTTGCTACCCATCGTAGCGACTGCTTCGGTATCTGGGTCTAAATTTACGCCGTATTTTCTTTTGTACCAGTTGCAAATGGCAAGGCGGAGCTTGTAAATTCCAGCACTGGCTGAGTAGCCGTGAGTCTTGTCCTTTTGCGCGCTTTCGCATAGTTTATCGACGATGTGCTGTGGTGTTCTGCCCTCAGGATTACCCATAGAAAAGTCGATGATGTCCTCGCCAGCTCTTCGTGCAGCCATTTTTATTGCATTTACTTCGGCAAAAACGTAGTTTGGCAAACGCTCAATCGTATTAAATCTTATCTCATCAAACACTGCTTACTCCTATTTTATAAGCTTGATAATTATCTCATTTTTTATATTATTTATATCAACATTGTCTCTAATTAATGCGTATTTTGCACCTATTACTAAATTTATAGAAACGGTAGTTTTTGTTTGCTCCTCTTTTATAGAGTCAATCTGATTTAAATTTTTATCATAAATCCTAACAAGTGGCATCCATCTATTTGACTCTTTTGACGCGATATCCAGACTACTTGCACCCTCAACATCAACAAAATAAGTACCACCGCTTTTTAAAAGTGGTGTCTCTTCGTCAAAATTTACCTTTGCAGCCTTAAGAATCATATTCTGAGCATCTAAAAATATTTCTAAATTCCCATCAACTCTATCAAATCCTAAAATTTTAAAACCGCTTTGACTAAGTGCTAAGCTTAATAAACTTGGATCTATTCCACCATTTTTTATGGCCGAAATTCCATAAGAAATTTGATCTCCATTTTTTAAGGAATTTATCCTTGAGATACTTATGTTGGCATCATCCAGAGTTGAATTTATTGATTTTACAAATAATGCAGAAGGAACCTTTTGCTCGCTTATAAATTTTAAATTCAAACTATTTGAACCAAATGAAATGCTATCGTAACTTGAGCTTTGTTTTAATCTTAATACTAGCTCATTGACATTGAGTGAGCCATTTTGGTCTAAATTTTCTAAAGAAATTTGCACATTTTCAACATTGCTTAAAGCACTTGCACTAGTTTGTAAGCTAAAAGCATAGGCAAATACACTAAAAGCGGTGAAAATCGCTATTTTTCTTACCAAGATTTGCCCTTGTTAAGTTCTACAAACTCATCATAGCTCACAAATTTCATCTCTCCATTTTCTACTAAAAATCTAGCTGGACGGCTTGGATTATATTTTGTCACCTTATCGCCGATCTTTAGCTCAATGTTGCCATTTCCACAAACTACGAGCTGTCTTTGGTCTAAATTTATATTTATGCTTTTACTTGTGTCGTTTGATACTTTTTGACCATTTTCAAGATTAATTATCCCTATCCAAACACGTTGTTTTGGTGTAATGACCGCCTCATTTAGTGGCTTTGTAATGTTTTGCTCTATCTTAGGAGCTGGCTGAGCTGCCATGCTTGGCTTTACAGCGTTTTGTTCCATGTTCGCAGGGCTTGTTGTCACATTTTGCTCAACTGGAGCTGAAATTTTTACGCTTGATATGTTTGCTTCTATTTTAGGGCTATTTTGAGAGATGGTGATATTTGTATCGATGATATTTTTCTTCACCTCATTTACTATGCTTGACTGCGAATAGCTCACGCTTTTATTCTCGTCATTTAAAAACGATAAAAAATTCTCGATATATTTGTAAGCATCAAAATGATATGCCCCACCAGCGATAATAGCTAAAATGATGAGCCAAAATAAAAATCCAACGCCGCCACTACCGCTTTGTCTTTGTATGGTAATATCTTTTGGAGTGTAAGAAGAAATTTTTGGAGTAACTTTAGTTTTGTGGCTCTCATCAGGAGTGTTTTCTTGCATAAAGACATCATATTCAGCTAGTAACTCGCTCAAATCAACATTATATTCACGTTGTAAAATTTTGGCATAACCTCTAATGTTT
It encodes:
- a CDS encoding membrane protein yields the protein MNELENLKEIGIKEISRKTHIEPTFLQYIFDKNFEKLSRLNIRGYAKILQREYNVDLSELLAEYDVFMQENTPDESHKTKVTPKISSYTPKDITIQRQSGSGGVGFLFWLIILAIIAGGAYHFDAYKYIENFLSFLNDENKSVSYSQSSIVNEVKKNIIDTNITISQNSPKIEANISSVKISAPVEQNVTTSPANMEQNAVKPSMAAQPAPKIEQNITKPLNEAVITPKQRVWIGIINLENGQKVSNDTSKSININLDQRQLVVCGNGNIELKIGDKVTKYNPSRPARFLVENGEMKFVSYDEFVELNKGKSW